In one window of Anaerobacillus alkaliphilus DNA:
- a CDS encoding sigma-54 interaction domain-containing protein, producing the protein MEWSKHYEWVLNLVHVGVHVVDKNGHTVFYNQTMAEIDGMNRENVIGKPFFELYPSLTVETSTINLALKKGIQTVEAMQTYVNFQGKQITTINSTYPLFEGDEIIGAVETAKDITRIVRMYDQTLELRKELFETKKKGRVTKGSADFHFGDLIGNSSNFQKALMIAKKAARSLSPVMICGATGTGKELVAQSIHNASIRREEPFIALNCAAVPKELMEGLLFGTTKGAFTGAIDRPGIFEQANKGTLFLDELNSLDLVLQAKLLRVLQDGKVRRLGGDTEKEMDVRIITAMNIDPMKALEQKILRTDLYYRLNVVHVQLPTLQERKTDIPLLADYFMKKLNNEFGSDVQTITDEALHSLRSYHWPGNIRELSHAMESAFNVIDIGYDKLEKRHLPAHIFQSATAIPVPKSPLDHKGEMNLPNMMEEYERETILQVFKENDSNISKTAKALGLKRQALQYKLNKYGIEK; encoded by the coding sequence ATGGAGTGGTCGAAGCATTATGAATGGGTGTTAAATTTGGTTCATGTAGGTGTTCATGTCGTCGATAAAAATGGGCATACGGTATTTTATAATCAGACAATGGCGGAGATTGATGGGATGAACCGAGAAAATGTGATTGGAAAGCCGTTTTTTGAACTGTACCCATCACTGACTGTTGAAACGAGTACGATAAATTTAGCATTGAAAAAAGGAATACAAACCGTTGAAGCTATGCAAACATATGTTAATTTTCAAGGTAAACAAATTACCACGATTAATAGCACGTATCCCCTTTTTGAGGGGGACGAAATTATCGGAGCAGTCGAGACGGCCAAGGACATTACCAGAATTGTTAGAATGTATGATCAAACGCTAGAGCTACGAAAAGAGTTATTTGAAACAAAGAAAAAAGGGAGAGTAACAAAAGGTTCTGCAGATTTTCACTTTGGAGATTTAATCGGCAACAGTTCAAATTTTCAAAAGGCGCTGATGATCGCCAAGAAGGCAGCGCGGTCGCTATCACCCGTAATGATTTGCGGTGCAACGGGTACTGGAAAAGAATTGGTTGCACAAAGTATCCATAATGCGAGTATTAGACGCGAAGAACCGTTTATCGCGTTAAATTGTGCGGCTGTTCCAAAGGAACTAATGGAAGGATTGTTATTTGGGACAACGAAAGGTGCTTTCACAGGAGCGATTGATCGCCCAGGTATTTTTGAACAAGCTAATAAAGGTACACTTTTTCTTGATGAGTTAAATAGTTTAGATCTAGTTTTACAGGCAAAATTGTTACGGGTGTTACAAGACGGGAAAGTTCGTCGTCTTGGTGGTGATACAGAAAAAGAAATGGATGTTCGAATTATTACGGCAATGAATATTGACCCTATGAAGGCATTAGAGCAAAAAATCTTGCGAACGGATTTATACTACCGTTTAAACGTTGTTCATGTTCAACTTCCCACACTTCAAGAGAGAAAAACGGATATCCCACTCTTGGCAGATTATTTTATGAAAAAATTAAATAATGAGTTTGGATCAGATGTCCAAACCATCACCGATGAGGCCTTACATAGCTTACGATCCTATCATTGGCCTGGGAATATTCGTGAGTTGAGTCATGCCATGGAATCTGCTTTTAACGTGATTGACATTGGCTATGACAAGCTTGAAAAGCGGCATTTGCCAGCTCATATTTTTCAATCAGCGACAGCAATCCCAGTACCGAAGAGTCCTTTAGACCATAAAGGAGAAATGAATTTACCGAATATGATGGAAGAATATGAGCGTGAAACGATATTGCAAGTCTTTAAAGAAAACGACAGTAATATTAGTAAAACCGCAAAAGCCCTGGGGTTAAAGCGTCAGGCGCTACAATACAAGCTAAATAAATATGGGATTGAGAAATAA
- a CDS encoding MFS transporter: protein MFYLPETIKSNERNSIWNGAYSIIAGSLVTGFIPLFAIQVLGASNQQVGLISSLPSLMSILAMIPGAIWINRLETKKKFTAISILAARFFLLLLVFIPFIKFTNQAWILVVLIALMNFPTALATLSWQSFIGDLIPDERRGQFFSQRNKILTIVGMITTFTVGIILNMFDVSAAGPYQIFFTLGFLFGVVEVYYLMKHIEHRRVVPKKETKKINFNIVSKIVSHKPYLYFLICALLFNFGWQMAWPLFNIYQINYAGATAFWVSLFTVANQISQIISYKWWGKYADKKGNSMMLLVAAIGMTTAPILTILSTNLVYLTVVNLWSGTFVAGTTMLLFNQLLKVSPENDRTSYLASYNVIIAGIGFISPQLGVLFLELYGMNVAMSISSVFRLVGGLAFLVVVLYVERKIRHSSSLEKSKVG from the coding sequence ATGTTTTACCTACCAGAGACAATTAAATCAAATGAACGTAACAGTATTTGGAATGGAGCTTATTCGATAATTGCCGGAAGTCTAGTTACAGGCTTTATTCCTTTGTTTGCTATTCAGGTGTTAGGTGCAAGTAATCAGCAAGTCGGACTCATTAGTTCACTACCGTCACTAATGAGTATTTTGGCGATGATTCCCGGAGCGATCTGGATTAATCGCTTGGAGACGAAGAAGAAGTTTACCGCCATTTCAATTTTAGCAGCACGTTTTTTTCTATTACTATTGGTATTTATCCCGTTTATTAAATTTACAAACCAAGCATGGATTTTAGTCGTACTGATTGCCTTAATGAATTTCCCAACGGCACTAGCGACGTTATCTTGGCAATCGTTTATCGGTGATCTCATTCCAGACGAGCGCAGAGGACAGTTTTTTAGTCAGAGAAATAAAATTCTAACAATCGTCGGAATGATTACGACGTTTACTGTTGGTATTATCTTAAATATGTTTGATGTCTCAGCCGCAGGTCCTTACCAGATCTTTTTCACACTTGGCTTTTTATTTGGTGTGGTTGAAGTCTATTATCTAATGAAACATATTGAACACCGCAGAGTCGTTCCTAAAAAAGAGACAAAAAAGATCAATTTTAATATAGTGTCAAAGATCGTTAGTCATAAACCCTATCTATATTTCCTGATTTGTGCCTTATTGTTTAACTTCGGGTGGCAAATGGCTTGGCCACTTTTTAACATTTATCAAATTAACTACGCAGGAGCAACTGCTTTTTGGGTGAGTTTATTTACGGTGGCAAACCAAATTTCGCAGATTATTAGCTACAAGTGGTGGGGAAAATACGCCGATAAAAAAGGGAACAGTATGATGCTGCTTGTCGCAGCGATTGGAATGACTACTGCTCCGATTTTGACGATTTTATCTACGAATCTGGTGTACTTAACAGTAGTTAACCTTTGGTCGGGTACGTTTGTTGCTGGAACGACGATGCTTCTTTTCAATCAGTTGTTAAAAGTATCCCCAGAAAACGACCGAACGTCTTATCTAGCAAGCTATAATGTTATTATTGCAGGGATAGGCTTTATCTCACCTCAGCTTGGCGTTTTATTTCTAGAGTTGTATGGGATGAATGTTGCCATGAGCATTTCATCGGTATTCCGTTTAGTTGGAGGCTTGGCTTTCCTAGTAGTAGTACTTTATGTAGAGAGAAAAATTAGACATTCTTCAAGTTTAGAAAAATCTAAAGTAGGGTAA
- a CDS encoding phospholipase D family protein encodes MRKVMFVFLFLLVVVAGYTAYGLLKPLPEGVSFEGREHTVSNVEFLYDLTYEKEGEVVSERRIFDRVIKIVDEAEEFIVFDMFLFNSQYDSEKDYPGITEKITEALRDKKQEHPSMPITFITDQINTVYGSYKPEHFQELRKAGVDVIETNLTPLRDANPLYSGFWRAFLKNFGREGEARMTNPFNDDGPEVTLRSYFKMFNLKGNHRKVLATEKEAMITSANPHDASGYNSDIAFVVQGGIIEDLLESEQAVANFSGGYQLASPKNVQASGLVEEEQQMKVQLLTEGKIRMNLLEEIRKTNIGDSINLGMFFLSERDVVDEIVKAGRRGVRVQLILDPNETIFGTDNIGIPNRPVAKEMLDKNLETIDVRFYHTHDEQYHAKLILIEKAKESVVIGGSANFTRRNLNDYNLDTSLKVVAPNDHPFVQEVNEYFSRLWNNETGIYTVAASEYIEDYPKYKMALFRLQKMTRLTTF; translated from the coding sequence ATGCGAAAGGTAATGTTTGTTTTCCTCTTTTTGCTGGTAGTAGTAGCAGGCTACACAGCTTATGGCTTATTGAAACCTCTGCCTGAGGGGGTTTCTTTTGAAGGGAGAGAACATACAGTTTCGAATGTGGAGTTTTTATATGATTTGACCTATGAAAAAGAAGGAGAAGTAGTTTCGGAACGACGTATTTTTGACCGGGTCATCAAAATAGTCGATGAAGCTGAAGAATTCATTGTGTTTGATATGTTTTTGTTTAATTCTCAGTATGATAGTGAAAAAGACTATCCAGGTATTACTGAAAAAATAACTGAAGCATTGAGAGACAAGAAGCAGGAGCATCCATCCATGCCAATCACGTTTATTACTGACCAGATCAATACAGTCTATGGTTCTTATAAACCTGAGCATTTTCAGGAGCTGAGAAAAGCCGGAGTTGATGTGATTGAGACAAATCTTACGCCTTTACGAGATGCAAACCCCCTTTATTCTGGATTTTGGCGTGCTTTTTTAAAAAACTTTGGCCGAGAAGGAGAAGCTCGAATGACCAATCCATTCAATGATGATGGTCCAGAGGTAACCTTACGCTCGTATTTTAAAATGTTTAACTTGAAGGGGAACCACAGAAAGGTCCTCGCAACCGAAAAAGAAGCGATGATTACCTCAGCAAACCCTCACGACGCTAGTGGTTATAATTCCGACATTGCTTTCGTCGTACAAGGTGGAATTATAGAGGACCTTCTAGAATCTGAACAAGCAGTCGCAAATTTCTCAGGTGGATATCAGTTGGCTAGTCCCAAGAACGTTCAGGCTAGTGGTTTAGTTGAAGAAGAGCAACAAATGAAAGTACAGCTTTTAACAGAGGGAAAAATACGCATGAACCTTCTCGAAGAAATAAGGAAAACGAATATAGGAGACTCCATTAATTTAGGGATGTTTTTCTTGTCTGAAAGAGATGTCGTTGATGAGATTGTAAAAGCAGGTAGGCGTGGAGTTCGTGTGCAACTTATCTTAGATCCGAATGAAACGATTTTTGGTACCGATAATATTGGCATTCCCAATCGTCCAGTTGCCAAAGAAATGTTGGACAAAAATCTTGAAACCATTGATGTGAGGTTCTATCATACCCATGATGAGCAGTACCATGCGAAACTTATCTTGATTGAGAAGGCGAAAGAAAGTGTTGTAATTGGCGGTTCCGCCAATTTCACTCGTCGAAATTTAAACGATTATAATCTTGATACGAGTCTTAAGGTTGTTGCCCCTAATGACCATCCATTTGTTCAAGAAGTAAATGAGTATTTCTCTAGACTGTGGAATAATGAGACTGGGATTTACACGGTTGCTGCTAGTGAGTACATTGAGGATTATCCTAAATATAAAATGGCATTGTTTCGTTTGCAAAAGATGACGAGATTGACGACGTTTTAA
- a CDS encoding sulfate/molybdate ABC transporter ATP-binding protein: protein MKILELYDVKVTANKQTLLDVASFSIQQGDLVGVIGPNGAGKSTLLKVLAFLQAPNEGQVFYRGEKEDANSFSLELRRRFAVAMQQSLLFDMDVHQNVAIGLKLRKENKKAIQEKVDHWLEKFQIGHLAKKNARALSGGEAQRVNLARALILEPEVLFLDEPFSALDFPTKAQLIEDFKEILHDTGTTTFFVSHELLEIKHLTKRLVVIMDGKIIQQGVTKEVIDQPNEAAGRFLNKWKELYTI, encoded by the coding sequence ATGAAGATATTAGAATTATATGATGTGAAGGTAACTGCTAATAAGCAAACACTCTTAGATGTCGCTAGTTTTTCGATCCAACAAGGAGATTTGGTAGGAGTGATTGGTCCAAATGGTGCTGGAAAAAGTACTTTACTAAAAGTATTAGCATTCTTACAAGCGCCAAATGAGGGACAAGTTTTCTATAGAGGTGAAAAAGAGGATGCAAACTCTTTTTCACTAGAGCTTAGAAGAAGGTTTGCTGTTGCCATGCAACAGTCACTCTTATTTGATATGGATGTACACCAAAACGTTGCAATAGGATTGAAGCTTAGAAAAGAAAATAAAAAGGCTATTCAGGAAAAAGTTGATCATTGGTTGGAGAAGTTTCAGATTGGCCACTTAGCGAAAAAGAATGCAAGAGCTTTATCTGGTGGGGAAGCTCAAAGGGTTAATCTAGCTAGGGCGTTGATTTTAGAGCCTGAGGTACTGTTTTTGGATGAGCCATTTTCCGCGCTTGATTTTCCAACAAAGGCACAACTCATTGAAGATTTTAAAGAGATTTTACATGACACTGGTACAACCACTTTTTTTGTTAGTCATGAATTATTGGAAATTAAGCATCTAACGAAAAGGTTAGTGGTGATAATGGATGGGAAGATCATTCAACAAGGGGTAACAAAAGAAGTGATCGATCAGCCAAATGAGGCTGCCGGACGATTTTTAAATAAGTGGAAAGAACTTTATACAATCTAG
- a CDS encoding ABC transporter permease, with the protein MNLFFEGIAKAIEMILSGDREILQITYTTLRVCLTAIFISTVVGIPLGVLLGLHSFPGKKIVLVFVNIGMGLPPVVAGLYITMLLWRSGPLGHLGLLYTTHAIVMAQILVSLPIIIGLTSAAFQQIDQKMLMQIRALGATGFQRIGLLLRETRLAIFAAIMAGLGRVLAEVGAAMMVGGNIKGDTRILTTSMVMEVSKGNFDVAIALSFILMTLAFMITFLLTSLQQRKQRL; encoded by the coding sequence ATGAATTTGTTTTTTGAAGGTATAGCAAAAGCCATTGAGATGATTTTAAGTGGCGATCGGGAAATACTTCAAATTACCTATACAACGTTACGGGTTTGTTTGACCGCTATTTTTATTAGTACCGTTGTCGGTATTCCGTTAGGAGTTCTATTAGGGCTACACTCATTTCCAGGTAAAAAAATCGTTCTTGTCTTTGTGAATATTGGTATGGGCTTACCGCCAGTTGTAGCGGGTCTTTATATTACGATGCTCCTATGGCGGTCAGGTCCACTAGGTCATTTAGGGCTACTATACACGACTCATGCAATTGTTATGGCACAAATACTTGTATCCTTACCAATCATCATTGGTCTTACATCGGCGGCTTTTCAGCAGATTGATCAAAAAATGCTGATGCAAATTAGAGCGTTAGGTGCAACTGGTTTTCAACGCATTGGACTTTTACTTCGAGAAACAAGGTTAGCTATTTTTGCGGCCATTATGGCTGGGCTAGGCCGAGTGCTTGCGGAAGTGGGTGCTGCGATGATGGTCGGAGGAAATATTAAGGGTGATACGCGTATCTTAACGACTTCGATGGTAATGGAAGTGTCAAAAGGAAACTTTGATGTAGCGATTGCCCTTTCATTTATCCTAATGACATTAGCATTTATGATTACGTTTTTATTAACGTCATTACAGCAAAGGAAGCAGCGACTATGA
- a CDS encoding substrate-binding domain-containing protein produces the protein MKSNSKLILSLFALLMFVMVACSNNAEPAKETEVANEVTETTETEAPQTEAQEMILATTTSTQDSGLLDVLIPLFEEKHNIKVKTIAVGTGQALAMGEKGEADALLTHAPASELKLVESQDVVKRKRVMYNDFVIVGPEVDPAGIKGADAKTAFANIFNSGATFVSRGDDSGTHKMELNLWAAAELNPTGLDWYLETGQGMGNTLQLSAEKDGYVLTDRATYLAHAKNFEHMVILVEGDDVLLNIYHVMQVNDEKHSLVNGEAGNLFVEFMVSAEVQEIIKDFGVEQYGQPLFFQYTE, from the coding sequence ATGAAAAGTAACAGTAAATTAATCTTAAGCTTGTTTGCATTATTGATGTTTGTGATGGTGGCTTGTTCGAACAACGCTGAACCAGCAAAGGAAACTGAGGTTGCCAATGAGGTTACGGAGACGACTGAAACTGAAGCACCACAAACGGAAGCTCAAGAAATGATCTTGGCAACGACAACAAGTACTCAAGACAGTGGTTTATTAGATGTATTAATTCCACTGTTTGAAGAAAAGCACAACATCAAAGTGAAAACAATTGCAGTAGGTACTGGTCAAGCGCTAGCAATGGGTGAAAAAGGTGAGGCAGACGCACTTTTAACTCATGCTCCTGCTTCTGAACTAAAACTAGTAGAAAGCCAAGACGTTGTTAAAAGAAAAAGAGTTATGTATAATGACTTTGTTATTGTAGGTCCAGAGGTAGATCCAGCTGGGATTAAAGGCGCAGATGCGAAAACGGCATTTGCGAACATTTTTAATAGTGGAGCAACTTTCGTCTCTAGAGGAGACGATTCAGGTACTCATAAAATGGAGTTAAATCTTTGGGCTGCTGCAGAATTAAATCCTACTGGTCTTGATTGGTATTTAGAAACTGGGCAAGGAATGGGTAATACACTTCAATTAAGTGCTGAAAAAGACGGTTATGTGTTAACAGACCGCGCGACCTATTTAGCTCATGCAAAGAATTTTGAACATATGGTTATTTTAGTAGAAGGTGACGATGTCCTATTAAACATCTATCACGTAATGCAAGTAAACGATGAGAAACATAGTTTAGTAAATGGTGAAGCTGGTAACCTATTTGTTGAATTTATGGTAAGTGCTGAAGTACAAGAGATTATTAAAGATTTTGGTGTCGAACAATACGGTCAGCCATTGTTTTTCCAATATACAGAATAA
- a CDS encoding substrate-binding domain-containing protein encodes MTDSTYTPDEIAKMFKISKHTVYELIKRGELQAFKIGNKMRINPEEVERFKSSSQAHQNHTSNAVIAQPSLSTTIRLTGSHDFLVEQLTKYVSKKTNLQLQPTYIGSLEGLMMLYRGAADVAAVHLLDPNSKQYNIPFIKQLFVHEKISVIGLASREQGFIVAKGNPKVITSFGDLTRRDVSFVNRQKGSGTRFLLDAFLAQHEISPKEVKGYDNEEWNHLSTASHISRGSADVGFGIKSAADQLGLDFIPVTEEQFDLVFRWTDDNEKDLTSLYELICTEEFKTQITKIPGYKLKGLGEIKYTTIN; translated from the coding sequence ATGACAGACAGTACATATACACCAGATGAGATAGCGAAAATGTTTAAAATATCTAAGCATACGGTTTATGAGCTGATTAAGCGTGGCGAATTACAAGCTTTCAAAATTGGAAATAAGATGAGAATAAACCCTGAAGAAGTCGAGCGCTTCAAAAGTAGTTCTCAAGCTCATCAAAATCATACGTCAAATGCAGTGATTGCCCAGCCTTCACTCAGTACGACAATTAGGTTAACGGGTAGCCATGATTTCTTGGTTGAACAATTAACCAAATATGTAAGTAAAAAGACAAATTTGCAACTGCAACCAACCTATATTGGGAGTCTTGAAGGTTTAATGATGCTGTATCGAGGTGCTGCTGACGTGGCGGCGGTTCATTTACTTGATCCAAACTCAAAACAATATAACATTCCATTTATCAAGCAGTTGTTTGTTCATGAGAAGATTTCGGTGATTGGACTAGCTTCAAGGGAACAAGGCTTTATTGTCGCGAAAGGGAATCCTAAAGTGATTACAAGCTTTGGTGACTTAACAAGGAGAGATGTTTCATTCGTCAATCGACAAAAAGGTTCGGGGACTCGCTTTTTATTGGATGCTTTTTTAGCACAGCATGAGATAAGCCCAAAGGAAGTTAAGGGCTACGATAACGAAGAGTGGAACCATTTGTCGACAGCTTCTCACATTAGTAGAGGAAGTGCAGATGTAGGGTTTGGAATTAAATCTGCAGCAGATCAATTAGGATTAGATTTCATTCCGGTTACGGAAGAACAATTTGACCTTGTGTTTCGCTGGACAGATGATAATGAAAAAGATTTAACTAGCCTGTATGAATTAATTTGTACCGAAGAGTTTAAAACACAAATTACGAAAATACCAGGTTACAAGTTAAAGGGTTTAGGAGAAATAAAATATACAACAATTAATTAG
- a CDS encoding cation:proton antiporter regulatory subunit: MKTIVTDLPTIGKKITMVTSKNEKINLITHHTGKRDLYFSHDVDDDEADYAIELSAQDTRELGAQLLGASYQPGDTDQMKMVKGAMVLEWYTLTQNSVLVGKTLMESDIRAKTGAMVVAITRGENVIVSPSADEVLKTEDVLMVAGSRDNISSFEDWIKTQYINPNNRGV, translated from the coding sequence ATGAAGACGATCGTAACCGATTTACCTACTATTGGAAAGAAGATTACAATGGTGACATCGAAAAATGAGAAAATTAATTTAATTACACATCATACGGGTAAACGAGATTTATACTTTTCACATGACGTAGATGATGACGAAGCAGATTATGCCATCGAATTATCTGCTCAAGACACACGGGAGTTAGGTGCACAATTGCTAGGTGCTAGTTATCAGCCCGGGGATACCGATCAAATGAAAATGGTTAAAGGTGCAATGGTATTAGAGTGGTACACTTTAACACAAAATAGTGTTTTAGTAGGAAAGACTTTAATGGAGTCCGATATCAGAGCGAAAACTGGCGCTATGGTAGTAGCGATAACAAGAGGAGAAAATGTCATTGTAAGTCCTTCAGCTGATGAAGTTCTAAAAACAGAAGATGTCCTAATGGTGGCTGGAAGTAGGGACAATATTTCTTCATTTGAAGATTGGATTAAAACGCAATACATTAATCCGAACAACCGAGGAGTGTGA
- a CDS encoding cation:proton antiporter, which produces MFSDYNMILNSGLLFLLLFVAGFIGVKVKVPNVIIYILLGIVVGGLFTDLKLLHVMGEIGIILLFFLLGLEFPIKRLVGIAKKVAPAGVLDVLLCLGLPMALCMVFGLDLLTSFIIGGITYATSSSITAKLLESNKRMANTESEFMLGLLIFEDLVAPIVVAILVALTAGIGLTAFDFSMIFVKIIGMTILAILLGVFVFSKLATFFDTYMNSDVMILLIVGLALAFGGWALQLGLSEVLGAFLIGITLAEVKRPEPMEHLLLPMKDLLLPLFFLYFGTTIEFGAIPMLSLLIILIVYTIVAKVIVGIVGGKWYGLNKRTALKAGLSLTARGEFSVIIASLAVGEYALFGGLYILITASIGIVLFQLAPKIANKVYGNEKVKKKIAIPS; this is translated from the coding sequence TTGTTCTCGGATTACAACATGATATTAAATAGTGGGCTTTTATTTCTCCTGCTATTCGTGGCTGGTTTTATAGGCGTTAAAGTGAAAGTGCCGAATGTAATTATTTACATATTATTGGGGATCGTTGTAGGTGGTTTGTTTACCGATTTAAAACTACTGCATGTAATGGGTGAAATAGGGATCATCTTATTATTCTTTTTACTCGGTTTAGAGTTCCCGATAAAAAGATTAGTTGGTATAGCCAAAAAGGTAGCCCCTGCAGGTGTCTTAGATGTCCTATTATGCTTAGGATTACCCATGGCTCTTTGTATGGTATTTGGTTTGGATTTACTAACGAGCTTCATTATTGGTGGTATTACATATGCGACTAGTAGTTCAATCACAGCAAAATTGTTAGAATCTAATAAGCGTATGGCGAACACTGAAAGTGAGTTTATGTTAGGCTTATTAATTTTTGAAGACTTAGTAGCACCGATAGTAGTGGCGATTTTAGTTGCTCTAACTGCAGGTATAGGATTAACTGCATTTGATTTTAGTATGATATTTGTAAAAATTATAGGTATGACTATCCTTGCAATTTTGTTAGGTGTATTCGTATTTAGTAAACTGGCTACTTTCTTTGATACTTATATGAACAGTGACGTAATGATCTTGCTTATTGTAGGACTAGCTTTAGCTTTTGGTGGTTGGGCACTGCAGTTGGGATTGTCAGAAGTATTAGGGGCATTCTTAATAGGAATTACGTTAGCAGAAGTGAAAAGACCTGAACCTATGGAGCATTTATTGTTGCCAATGAAAGACTTGCTATTACCCTTGTTTTTCTTATATTTTGGTACAACGATAGAGTTTGGTGCAATCCCAATGCTATCCTTATTAATCATCTTAATCGTGTACACAATTGTTGCAAAAGTAATAGTCGGAATAGTTGGCGGTAAATGGTATGGGTTAAATAAGAGAACGGCATTAAAGGCTGGATTGTCTTTAACAGCTAGAGGTGAGTTTTCGGTAATCATCGCTAGTTTAGCAGTTGGTGAGTATGCTCTATTTGGAGGATTATATATCTTAATCACCGCATCCATAGGTATTGTTTTGTTCCAGTTAGCGCCTAAGATTGCAAATAAAGTGTATGGTAATGAGAAAGTGAAGAAAAAAATCGCGATACCTAGTTAG
- a CDS encoding VOC family protein, with translation MSFIERIDTVCIKVRNIEESSLWYQEKLGFKVVYQGLSYRVLSIGDSSVPLTIEQDNDKTSTSNQTYPIFFTKNIKETYQSLKEKGVSCGEIQIDGVNNFFDFYDADGNKLQVCFWE, from the coding sequence ATGAGTTTCATTGAAAGAATTGATACAGTTTGTATAAAAGTTCGTAACATTGAGGAATCAAGTTTGTGGTATCAGGAGAAATTAGGTTTTAAAGTTGTTTATCAAGGTTTAAGTTATCGAGTTTTAAGTATTGGTGATAGTTCAGTACCTTTAACAATTGAGCAAGATAATGATAAGACTTCAACTTCTAACCAAACATATCCAATCTTTTTTACTAAAAATATTAAAGAAACATATCAAAGTTTAAAAGAAAAAGGAGTTAGTTGCGGGGAAATTCAGATTGATGGAGTTAATAATTTTTTTGATTTCTACGATGCAGATGGTAATAAGTTACAAGTCTGTTTTTGGGAGTAG
- a CDS encoding TIGR04104 family putative zinc finger protein → MFFVGAKKCPKCRTKQYVTAKKRKQTSLVGPIVVVFLFLLLNVFNFSIGIGAFISLIVLVIGFVIFPYLYEFTDKEESLF, encoded by the coding sequence TTGTTCTTTGTTGGTGCTAAGAAATGTCCTAAGTGCAGGACCAAGCAGTATGTAACTGCGAAAAAACGCAAGCAAACGAGTTTGGTTGGACCAATTGTCGTCGTATTCCTTTTCTTACTTCTTAATGTTTTTAATTTTTCGATTGGAATAGGTGCATTTATAAGTTTGATTGTTTTAGTCATTGGTTTTGTAATATTTCCGTATTTATATGAGTTTACTGATAAGGAAGAATCTCTTTTTTAA
- a CDS encoding SDR family oxidoreductase, whose translation MRKIAIVTGVSRLKGIGAAICEELAKAGYHIFFTYWTNYDQQMPWSVEVDEPQRIKENLLLKGVKVASMELDLTQRDAAENLIRTVIEELGEPDILINNAAYSTNNDFSTITAEDLDKHYFVNVRATTLVSSLFAKAFTKGTGGRIVNITSGQFRGPMPGELAYATTKGAIDALTLTLSAEVAPLGITVNAINPGPTDTGWMTEEIKKDLLPMFPFGRIGDPRDVAKTIKFLVSDEAEWVTGQIIHSEGGFRR comes from the coding sequence ATGCGAAAGATTGCAATTGTCACAGGAGTAAGTCGTTTAAAAGGTATTGGAGCAGCGATTTGCGAGGAACTAGCTAAAGCGGGCTATCATATCTTTTTTACCTATTGGACAAATTATGACCAACAAATGCCTTGGAGTGTAGAAGTGGATGAGCCTCAAAGAATAAAAGAAAATCTATTATTAAAAGGAGTTAAGGTAGCGTCCATGGAATTGGACTTAACTCAGAGGGATGCAGCAGAAAACCTTATTCGCACAGTTATAGAAGAGCTAGGTGAACCTGATATACTTATTAATAATGCAGCATATTCGACGAATAACGATTTTTCTACGATCACAGCTGAAGATTTGGATAAGCATTATTTTGTTAATGTTCGGGCCACGACTTTGGTAAGTAGTCTATTTGCCAAGGCTTTTACAAAGGGAACCGGTGGAAGGATTGTCAATATCACATCAGGTCAGTTTCGAGGGCCGATGCCAGGTGAACTTGCTTATGCGACAACCAAAGGAGCCATTGATGCGCTTACGTTGACTCTTTCAGCGGAGGTTGCTCCTTTAGGAATTACAGTAAACGCGATAAACCCTGGTCCAACAGATACAGGTTGGATGACAGAAGAGATCAAAAAAGATCTACTCCCAATGTTTCCTTTTGGAAGAATTGGTGATCCGAGAGATGTAGCAAAAACAATCAAATTTCTAGTAAGTGATGAAGCAGAGTGGGTTACCGGTCAAATTATCCATTCTGAAGGTGGTTTTAGAAGGTAG